The Argiope bruennichi chromosome 9, qqArgBrue1.1, whole genome shotgun sequence genome contains a region encoding:
- the LOC129984766 gene encoding uncharacterized protein LOC129984766 — MSDVVKRFFHTALEKIDMDAKKGVFIHSAENPDDIIKACKDLIQSCISGGKIEAAVPDDKYGGIKLYLNRDEVVQKFLSRRFLLKENGETLATIHPLTTQLIVRDAKILIEEEKFEKFMLFILDNLDIKYHQILKISNIPFSEHHPDVLTTDLRIILDIPEIEDLYVFKDVGLPKDLEIPTGTGNEMISLNFYCPTCKKGGHTSWSCPKRIGSEVALNSSPEKPSNAEAPHTPKSRNSIPSHKKENTKEVNTPEVTLPPEKMDVSKFEGKVGKEEVRYYNIFYPNTPGSSNKKVGVSSSSTMKRSLFHKDDQKNESNSKKARTSLINNGQEQSEEISKNGNSENDIYVIQPSASTKKVQHLNPTSERFEIYNVNSGGISPNPGPSSLQVFSVSIPPRIKEMWIPLCGFQSIEQFEPFLDHAKKRTNLRKLAILYDVNFDELKQHLNHLRKAYYNEKKSGNNEVCKEEKEFMDWFGGLVDRMN, encoded by the exons ATGTCGGATGTTGTTAAAAGATTCTTTCATACCGCGCTTGAGAAAATTGATATGGATGCAAAGAAGGGTGTTTTTATACATTCTGCTGAAAATCCCGATGATATAATAAAGGCATGCAAAGACCTAATACAGAGCTGTATATCTGGAGGAAAAATAGAAGCTGCAGTACCAGATGATAAATATGGgggtataaaattatatttaaatagagatgAAGTCGTACAGAAATTTCTCAGCAGAAGAttcttattgaaagaaaatggcGAAACACTCGCCACTATACACCCACTGACAACGCAGCTGATTGTCCGCGATGCgaaaattttaatagaagaagaaaaatttgaaaaattcatgctTTTCATTCTAGATAACTTAGATATTAAATACCACCAGATTTTGAAGATATCGAATATTCCCTTTTCAGAACATCATCCAGATGTTTTGACTACCGacttaagaataattttagatatcCCCGAAATAGAAGATCTGTATGTTTTTAAAGATGTCGGTTTACCCAAAGACTTAGAAATTCCAACAGGAACAGGGAATGAAATGATAAGCCTGAATTTTTATTGCCCCACATGTAAAAAAGGCGGGCATACTAGTTGGAGTTGCCCTAAACGCATTGGCTCCGAAGTAGCTTTGAATTCTTCTCCAGAAAAACCTTCAAATGCTGAAGCTCCTCATACACCGAAGTCACGAAATTCTATACCAAGTCACAAAAAGGAAAACACAAAAGAAGTTAACACTCCTGAGGTTACACTTCCGCCTGAAAAAATGGACGTTAGTAAATTCGAAGGGAAAGTTGGAAAAGAAGAAGTCAGATATTACAACATATTTTATCCTAACACCCCTGGTAGTAGCAACAAAAAAGTAGGCGTGTCCAGTTCCTCTACAATGAAGCGTTCCCTGTTTCATAAGGATGACCAAAAGAACGAGTCCAATTCCAAAAAAGCTCGTACTTCACTCATAAATAATGGACAAGAGCAATctgaagaaatatcaaaaaacgGCAATagtgaaaatgatatttatgtcATTCAACCATCTGCTTCAACGAAGAAAGTTCAACATTTGAATCCCACAAGTG AAAGATTCGAAATCTACAATGTAAACTCAGGAGGCATATCACCTAATCCAGGTCCTTCATCACTTCAGGTCTTCTCTGTCAGCATTCCTCCTCGCATCAAAGAGATGTGGATACCATTATGCGGTTTTCAGAGCATCGAGCAGTTCGAGCCCTTCCTGGACCATGCTAAGAAAAGAACGAATCTACGTAAATTGGCAATATTATACGATGTGAACTTCGATGAGCTGAAGCAACATTTGAACCATTTGAGAAAAGcatattataatgaaaagaagTCAGGAAACAATGAAGTCTGTAAGGAAGAAAAAGAGTTCATGGATTGGTTTGGAGGATTGGTTGATAGGATGAATTGA